One genomic window of Centroberyx gerrardi isolate f3 chromosome 15, fCenGer3.hap1.cur.20231027, whole genome shotgun sequence includes the following:
- the ppp1r1c gene encoding protein phosphatase 1 regulatory subunit 1C has product MKEGVEERSDGRSERGGGMSGGARRKGVLSRGASQQSVDSGGSVENQSADSLKLHKSGSGPEFLGLSRCAACYNPQGRCMPRWGGDDSESSSATDGSGPDCDWDSDDPESSSDSSCSSGPASAGTPQKPAAEQDSPGSGPGGVSEPGCDVKDGAGLAERAESVIMEPSSPKKIQFAVPPLQGQLDPQAAEHIRRRRPTPATLQIYRQPTGTDVGEQHTASGETQGPDTSQRKQGTYAPPTMKELQLGVEQHLLGAGLCETDSQLSPITAQLYANASLWANHNGPEEANGNEASLVLANEERGVAESNSSGECSLPEEDEEASPQDV; this is encoded by the exons ATGAAAgag GGTGTTGAGGAGAGGAGCGATGGAAGGAgcgaaagagggggagggatgagTGGAGGAGCGAGGAGAAAAGGTG tcCTGTCTAGAGGAGCCAGCCAGCAGTCAGTGGACTCTGGTGGTTCCGTAGAGAACCAGTCTGCAGACAGTCTGAAACTTCACAAG TCAGGATCAGGCCCTGAGTTCCTGGGTCTGTCTCGCTGTGCGGCCTGCTACAACCCACAGGGGCGCTGTATGCCTCGGTGGGGGGGGGACGACAGCGAGTCCAGCTCTGCCACCGACGGCTCAGGGCCGGACTGCGACTGGGACTCAGACGATCCGGAGTCCAGCTCCGACTCCAGCTGCAGCTCTGGGCCGGCTTCAGCCGGGACGCCTCAGAAACCCGCAGCGGAGCAGGACTCACCTGGATCTGGACCTGGAGGTGTTTCTGAGCCCGGGTGTGACGTGAAAGACGGGGCCGGATTGGCTGAGCGAGCGGAG TCAGTAATAATGGAGCCCAGCAGTCCAAAGAAGATCCAGTTTGCTGTTCCTCCGCTACAGGGACAGCTGGACCCACAGGCCGCCGAACAT ATCCGACGCAGAAGACCAACTCCTGCCACTCTGCAGATCTACAGACAACCAACTGgcacag aTGTTGGGGAGCAGCACACTGCCAGTGGAGAGACGCAG GGTCCAGACACCAGTCAGAGGAAGCAGGGGACCTATGCTCCGCCCACCATGAAAG AGCTCCAGCTGGGGGTGGAGCAACACCTTCTGGGGGCGGGGCTCTGTGAGACTGACAGCCAGCTCAGCCCAATCACAGCGCAGCTCTATGCCAACGCTTCCCTGTGGGCCAATCACAACGGGCCAGAGGAAGCCAATGGGAACGAGGCGAGTCTGGTGTTAgccaatgaggagagaggagtggcaGAGAGCAACAGTTCAGGGG
- the plekha3 gene encoding pleckstrin homology domain-containing family A member 3, producing the protein MEGILYKWTNYMTGWQPRWFVLENGVISYYDSEDDVGKGSKGSIKMSVCDIKVHPTDPTRLELIIPGEQHFYVRAVNAAERQRWLVALGSSKAGTLDSHKHRGPDCLRTKMSELRLYCDLLVQQVQTIQSQHSADTQATPTSESSLLSATCATFIRTLEECMTLANQSLTPDLRPPERMKRSISHPGTYSFDRSGVPKEYVCGGQRSTQRRNRTCSDSSVYDTDRVLSSLNGDSSSIPEERGGAASPKTTPTDTDTDLSI; encoded by the exons GTTGGCAGCCCCGCTGGTTCGTCTTAGAAAATGGAGTCATCTCCTACTACGACAGCGAGGATGACGTCGGTAAAGGAAGCAAAGGATCCATCAAGATGTCTGTCTGCGACATCAAAG TCCATCCTACAGATCCAACCCGTCTGGAGCTGATAATCCCAGGCGAACAGCATTTCTACGTCCGAGCCGTCaacgctgcagagagacagaggtggcTGGTGGCTTTAGGCTCGTCTAAAGCTGGAACACTGGACAGTCACAAGCACagag GTCCAGACTGTCTGAGGACTAAGATGTCTGAACTCCGTCTCTACTGTGACCTCCTGGTCCAGCAGGTCCAAACAATCCAATCACAGCACAGCGCTGACacacaggccacgcccacctCCGAG tccTCTCTCCTCAGTGCGACCTGTGCAACCTTCATCAGGACTTTGGAAGAGTGTATGACCCTGGCCAATCAGAGTTTAACCCCTGACCTCCGACCCCCTGAACGG aTGAAGAGGTCTATCAGTCACCCTGGAACATACAGCTTTGACAG gtcAGGTGTTCCTAAGGAGTATGTGtgtggaggtcaaaggtcgacTCAGCGCAGGAACAGGACCTGCTCTGACAGCTCTGTCTATGACACTGACC gtgtgTTGTCCAGCCTCAACGGCGATTCGTCCTCCATTCCCGAGGAGAGAGGGGGCGCAGCGAGCCCAAAGACCACGCCcactgacacagacactgacCTGTCAATCTAA